A genomic window from Babylonia areolata isolate BAREFJ2019XMU chromosome 9, ASM4173473v1, whole genome shotgun sequence includes:
- the LOC143286167 gene encoding suppressor of cytokine signaling 5-like: MKKISLKDIILPTSRRSRGETSKSSNLSSRETEIESIADHPKMPNDSTVQVVSRSNHTDENAFETASPKRRDRTGLLRNLRRKFTPSFRRKTDSSEDCHFEDASQSQIISRAETRKSKQRSRYLSSLCDKPDRQANPVSSSSDNLSSFLQPYASSKLSESDWHGDSDCCDYEGGKQKGICWTKDSAKFSHDMYVVGGETSLHTCGGCDSQTCKRRNKKENSFTHTQIPGTCESDLDKDSEHEAPRMWSLTHELLRLSKFGWYWGPITRNEAEEKLAHQSDGAFLVRDSSDERYLLSLSFRSYGRTLHTRIEHCNGMFSFYAQPDTEGYPTIVDLIEHSMNDSQTGIFCYSRSRSPGAPSFPVRLTKPVSRFTQVRSLQYLCRFVIRQYTRYDHIQQLPLPTTLKGWIEENQY; this comes from the coding sequence ATGAAGAAAATAAGCCTGAAAGACATTATACTGCCAACGAGTAGAAGATCTCGAGGTGAGACTTCAAAATCGTCGAACTTGAGTTCGAGAGAAACGGAGATCGAAAGTATTGCTGATCATCCAAAAATGCCGAACGACTCGACGGTTCAGGTAGTGTCCAGATCAAACCATACAGATGAAAATGCATTTGAAACTGCCAGTCCAAAGAGACGGGACAGGACTGGACTTCTCCGTAATTTACGTCGAAAATTTACTCCATCGTTTCGTCGCAAAACCGACTCGTCAGAGGACTGTCATTTTGAAGATGCTTCGCAATCTCAAATCATCTCAAGAGCAGAGACGAGAAAATCGAAGCAAAGGAGCAGATACCTGTCAAGTTTATGTGACAAACCAGATAGGCAAGCAAACCCAGTTTCGAGCAGCAGTGATAATCTTTCTTCATTTCTGCAACCGTATGCATCGTCAAAACTCAGTGAATCCGATTGGCATGGTGACTCAGACTGTTGTGATTATGAGGGAGGCAAACAAAAAGGCATTTGTTGGACAAAAGACAGTGCAAAGTTCAGTCATGACATGTATGTTGTTGGAGGGGAAACTTCTCTACATACTTGTGGTGGTTGTGATTCTCAGACTTGTAAGcggagaaataaaaaagaaaatagtttTACCCACACCCAGATTCCAGGCACCTGCGAAAGTGACTTGGATAAAGATTCAGAACATGAAGCTCCAAGGATGTGGAGTCTTACCCATGAACTTCTTCGACTTTCTAAATTTGGGTGGTACTGGGGACCTATCACACGTAATGAAGCAGAGGAAAAGCTTGCTCATCAATCTGACGGGGCATTTCTAGTGCGTGACAGTTCAGATGAACGCTACTTGTTGAGTCTGAGTTTCAGATCGTATGGACGAACACTCCACACTCGCATTGAACATTGCAACGGAATGTTCAGTTTCTATGCTCAGCCAGACACTGAAGGATATCCTACCATTGTGGACTTAATTGAACATTCAATGAATGATTCTCAAACAGGTATTTTTTGCTATTCACGGTCAAGGTCTCCAGGTGCTCCATCATTTCCTGTGCGTCTCACAAAACCAGTGTCTCGTTTCACCCAAGTGCGCTCCCTTCAGTATCTGTGCCGCTTTGTAATTCGTCAGTACACTCGTTATGATCATATCCAGCAACTTCCTTTACCAACTACCCTGAAGGGGTGGATTGAGGAGAATCAATattga